Proteins from one Scleropages formosus chromosome 14, fSclFor1.1, whole genome shotgun sequence genomic window:
- the usp40 gene encoding ubiquitin carboxyl-terminal hydrolase 40 isoform X3: MFGNLFEEDEEDSSFVLPGGGGGVEPGSKKAEPPAPRGALNLSGLQNQGGTCYLNSLLQTLLFSPEFREELFSLGPEELGCLEDKDKQEAKVRVIPLELQRLFAHLLLVDQQAASTADLTDSFGWTNREESSQHDVQELNRILFSALESSLVGTTGSSLIHRLYHGTVVNQIVCKVCGYLSESQEDFLDLTVSVSGVSGLEEALWNMFVEEEMFEGNNLYRCSRCNVLVEAAKSAKLRKLPPFLTMSLLRFNFDFTKCERYKETGRYTFPLSINLKPFCEQAERPESEYTYELFSVIIHKGGCYGGHYHVYIKDIDQLGNWEAPEEELKPKFVKKEAQLSEPVLEKEDPLSVLIAILSQEESKSILVDQLGQKLLDTIGVSWNKKFRKQYGPIGKFLHSHSDVFMLVSNATRVALKSTTLTLVTDTSLKNLSVSHELDLKPADGPHWFDLNDSTVTPIHERDIEKQFQGKESAYMLFYRKAELCRPEEAKQNPSYKVPPHLLRMVQEENARLRQRREEFESSTNTVEVHLHLAPHYQLENGALWPKGSTQDSTLTLNFDRRRTVGDFRQAIYQMQDTWEGDMALTLAKSLPAGLHLYNTLTDDQQSLFSAGVTNGSDLFVWNGREVCGTSVQMGSEWEPVLLTLLRASNGAEEQGGAEDASGSGLLRVMRGFPGGTTLEVVCEALGPEDTLLCQEESQPGSSGGGASNWRVFPPSEMHRTLKELSLKDGDTLLVLEPQVLDTSLFSLRGDVVTVTTPSDCRWLQVEFRPRGDRPREGKENGEERRREKISASGNMLLSEVKQSAIEQLDMQEQLIGVECCLRQVDHTGKLLPPLREDLTVREAGVKLMTSLFLCRGAAPGPTQLFLYFTVSSGSSTGAEMEIMVEESITVKECLRLMLKAACLEGDWWHLRKMDWCEEVGDPLMDEDASLTELKIGTGDTLVVTEGQLPPKGFLKLPIWMLGESDESFCQADAKGNHVINGVGNQREGLPSADGLGGPGQFAGHVEISVEASLDDLKIQVLTLPILQDLCVPTPAFLRVWLLEGRRPSRILRGRLQPLKKMKLRNGMELGVQRLLKEEDLGLKELLLWVKIGVPGERKYYPSEELVWDAGREGSPRSLRQAIAAQYGLSADSLHMAKYCPEKYTWMAISSWSQQVSKRKKKKKAENLYGAPFHLKDGDIIGVKNLLIDSNKDFSTLEDELEQQRLQQEAEGRKRGRGQNGGGEPSVEVTAERRGSGKQRKPEVALSINVGHFR, encoded by the exons ATGTTCGGGAATCTCttcgaggaggacgaggaggactCGTCCTTCGTGCTCCCTGGTGGCGGTGGTGGGGTCGAGCCCGGCAGCAAGAAGGCCGAGCCGCCGGCGCCCAGAGGAGCCCTGAACCTGAGCGGCCTCCAGAACCAGGGAGGGACGTGTTACCTCAACTCCCTGCTGCAGACCCTGCTCTTCAGCCCCGAGTTCAGGG aagaGCTATTCAGTTTGGGACCAGAGGAATTGGGCTGCTTGGAGGACAAGGATAAGCAGGAGGCCAAG GTTCGAGTGATTCCCCTGGAGCTGCAGAGGCTCTTtgctcacctgctgctggtggaCCAGCAGGCAGCTTCCACGGCTGACCTGACGGATAGCTTTGGGTGGACCAACCGTGAG GAGAGCAGCCAGCATGATGTTCAGGAGCTGAACCGCATCCTGTTTAGCGCTCTTGAGAGTTCGTTGGTGGGAACCACAGGGAGCAGCCTCATCCACCGCTTGTACCACGGCACCGTGGTCAATCAAATCGTCTGCAAGGTGTGCGGCTACCTCAGCGAGAGCCAG GAGGACTTCCTCGAcctcactgtgtctgtgtctggCGTGAGTGGCCTGGAGGAGGCGCTGTGGAATATGTTCGTGGAGGAAGAGATGTTTGAGGGAAATAACCTTTACCGCTGCAGTCGCTGCAATGTCCTTGTTGAGGCTGCCAAG TCTGCCAAACTGAGGAAGCTGCCTCCATTCCTGACTATGTCCCTGCTGCGTTTCAACTTTGACTTTACCAAGTGCGAGCGCTACAAGGAGACAGGCCGATACACCTTCCCCCTCAGCATCAACCTAAAGCCCTTCTGTGAGCAG GCCGAGCGACCGGAGTCCGAGTACACATACGAGCTCTTCTCTGTGATCATACACAAGGGAGGTTGCTACGGCGGCCATTACCATGTGTACATCAAGGACATTGACCAGCTGGGCAACTGGGAGGCGCCG GAGGAGGAACTGAAACCCAAGTTTGTGAAGAAAGAGGCACAGTTGTCTGAACCAGTCCTGGAGAAGGAGGACCCTCTATCTGTCCTCATAGCCATACTGTCTCAG GAAGAATCCAAGAGCATCCTTGTTGACCAGCTGGGTCAGAAGCTGTTGGACACAATCGGGGTTTCATGGAACAAGAAGTTCCGCAAGCAGTACGGGCCCATTGGGAAG TTTCTCCATAGCCACTCAGATGTGTTCATGCTGGTCTCCAATGCCACGCGGGTTGCCCTTAAGTCCACTACTCTGACTTTGGTGACAGACACCAGTCTGAAGAACCTCTCAGTAAGCCACGAGTTGGACTTGAAACCTGCCGACGGTCCTCACTGGTTCGACCTAAACGACTCCACCGTGACGCCCATACATGAGAGGGACATTGAGAAGCAGTTTCAGGGCAAAGAGAGTGCTTACATGCTGTTTTACCGGAAAGCAGAACTGTGCAGGCCTGAGGAAG CCAAACAGAATCCTAGCTACAAGGTGCCTCCACACTTGCTCAGAATGGTCCAGGAGGAGAATGCCCGGCTCCGGCAGAGACG GGAAGAGTTTGAATCCTCCACCAACACTGTGGAGGTGCATTTGCACCTGGCCCCCCATTATCAACTGGAGAACGGGGCTTTGTGGCCCAAGGGCTCGACCCAGGACAGTACCCTTACACTGAACTTTGACCGACGCAGGACTGTTGGGGACTTCAGGCAGGCCATCTACCAG ATGCAGGATACCTGGGAAGGAGACATGGCCCTGACTTTGGCCAAGAGCCTGCCTGCTGGACTGCACCTCTATAACACTCTCACAG ATGATCAGCAGTCTCTGTTCAGTGCTGGTGTGACCAATGGCTCTGACCTCTTTGTGTGGAATGGCAGGGAG GTATGTGGCACTTCAGTGCAGATGGGTTCTGAGTGGGAACCAGTCCTGCTCACTTTGCTACGGGCCTCCAACGGGGCTGAGGAGCAGGGTGGAGCTGAGGATGCATCAGGCTCTGGGCTTCTGCGGGTGATGCGGGGCTTTCCTGGGGGGACCACGCTGGAGGTGGTCTGTGAAGCCCTGGGTCCCGAAGACACCTTGCTGTGCCAGGAGGAGAGCCAGCCAGGCTCCAGTGGCGGGGGTGCCAGTAACTGGAGAGTTTTTCCCCCTTCTGAAATGCACAGAACCCTAAAGGAGCTGTCACTAAAGGATGGTGACACTCTGCTGGTGCTTGAACCCCAGGTTCTTGATACCAG CCTCTTTAGCCTGAGGGGTGATGTCGTCACTGTGACAACCCCCTCGGACTGCCGCTGGCTCCAGGTTGAGTTTCGCCCCCGTGGGGACAGACCAAGGGAGGGAAAAGAGAAtggagaggagagaaggagggaaaagATCTCTGCCTCTGGAAACATG CTGCTGTCTGAGGTGAAGCAGAGTGCCATTGAGCAGCTGGATATGCAGGAGCAGCTCATAG GTGTGGAATGCTGTCTGCGGCAGGTGGACCACACTGGAAAACTGCTGCCCCCAT TGCGTGAGGACCTGACTGTGCGTGAGGCTGGGGTTAAACTTATGACCTCTCTGTTCCTGTGCCGTGGAGCTGCCCCCGGACCAACGCAG CTGTTCCTCTATTTCACTGTGAGTTCTGGATCCAGCACTGGGGCTGAAATGGAGATCATGGTGGAGGAGTCCATCACAGTGAAAGAG TGTCTGAGACTGATGTTGAAAGCAGCTTGTCTGGAAG GAGACTGGTGGCATCTGAGGAAGATGGACTGGTGTGAGGAGGTGGGCGACCCACTCATGGATGAG GATGCCTCTCTGACCGAGTTGAAAATTGGTACTGGCGACACTTTGGTGGTAACTGAAGGACAACTGCCACCTAAG GGATTTCTCAAGCTGCCCATCTGGATGCTTGGAGAATCTGATGAGTCCTTTTGCCAAGCAGATGCTAAAGGGAACCATGTAATAAATGGGGTGGGGAACCAGAGAGAGGGTCTTCCATCTGCTG ATGGGCTTGGAGGACCAGGGCAGTTTGCGGGCCATGTGGAGATTTCAGTGGAAGCCTCTTTGGACGATTTGAAAATTCAG GTGTTGACTCTGCCCATCCTGCAGGATCTGTGTGTGCCTACACCAGCCTTCCTGCGTGTTTGGCTGCTAGAAGGACGGAGACCCAGCAGAATCCTCAGAGGTAGACTGCAGCCCCTCAA GAAGATGAAGCTACGCAATGGCATGGAGCTGGGTGTGCAGCGGCTCTTGAAAGAGGAGGATCTTGG GCTGAAGGAGTTGCTGTTGTGGGTGAAGATTGGGGTGCCGGGGGAGCGGAAATATTACCCCTCTGAGGAACTGGTCTGGGATGCTGGCCGGGAAGGATCCCCCCGCAGTCTCCGGCAGGCCATCGCTGCCCAATATGGCCTGTCTGCTGACAGCCTCCACATGGCTAAGTACTGCCCTGAGAAATACACCTGGATGGCCATATCCAGCTGG AGTCAGCAGGTCTCAAAgcgaaaaaagaagaaaaaagcgGAGAACCTGTATGGagcaccatttcacctgaaagaTGGTGACATCATAGGTGTCAAG AACCTGTTGATTGACAGCAACAAGGACTTCAGCACCTTGGAGGACGAATTAGAGCAACAGAGATTACAACAAGAAGCCGAGGGCCGGAAAAGGGG caggggaCAGAATGGCGGTGGAGAGCCCAGTGTGGAGGTGACAGCTGAGAGGAGAGGTTCAGGGAAGCAAAGGAAACCGGAAGTGGCCTTGTCAATCAACGTGGGACACTTCAGATAG
- the usp40 gene encoding ubiquitin carboxyl-terminal hydrolase 40 isoform X6 — protein sequence MFGNLFEEDEEDSSFVLPGGGGGVEPGSKKAEPPAPRGALNLSGLQNQGGTCYLNSLLQTLLFSPEFREELFSLGPEELGCLEDKDKQEAKVRVIPLELQRLFAHLLLVDQQAASTADLTDSFGWTNREESSQHDVQELNRILFSALESSLVGTTGSSLIHRLYHGTVVNQIVCKVCGYLSESQEDFLDLTVSVSGVSGLEEALWNMFVEEEMFEGNNLYRCSRCNVLVEAAKSAKLRKLPPFLTMSLLRFNFDFTKCERYKETGRYTFPLSINLKPFCEQAERPESEYTYELFSVIIHKGGCYGGHYHVYIKDIDQLGNWEAPEEELKPKFVKKEAQLSEPVLEKEDPLSVLIAILSQEESKSILVDQLGQKLLDTIGVSWNKKFRKQYGPIGKFLHSHSDVFMLVSNATRVALKSTTLTLVTDTSLKNLSVSHELDLKPADGPHWFDLNDSTVTPIHERDIEKQFQGKESAYMLFYRKAELCRPEEAKQNPSYKVPPHLLRMVQEENARLRQRREEFESSTNTVEVHLHLAPHYQLENGALWPKGSTQDSTLTLNFDRRRTVGDFRQAIYQMQDTWEGDMALTLAKSLPAGLHLYNTLTDDQQSLFSAGVTNGSDLFVWNGREVCGTSVQMGSEWEPVLLTLLRASNGAEEQGGAEDASGSGLLRVMRGFPGGTTLEVVCEALGPEDTLLCQEESQPGSSGGGASNWRVFPPSEMHRTLKELSLKDGDTLLVLEPQVLDTSLFSLRGDVVTVTTPSDCRWLQVEFRPRGDRPREGKENGEERRREKISASGNMLLSEVKQSAIEQLDMQEQLIGVECCLRQVDHTGKLLPPLREDLTVREAGVKLMTSLFLCRGAAPGPTQLFLYFTVSSGSSTGAEMEIMVEESITVKECLRLMLKAACLEGDWWHLRKMDWCEEVGDPLMDEDASLTELKIGTGDTLVVTEGQLPPKGFLKLPIWMLGESDESFCQADAKGNHVINGVGNQREGLPSADGLGGPGQFAGHVEISVEASLDDLKIQVLTLPILQDLCVPTPAFLRVWLLEGRRPSRILRGRLQPLKKMKLRNGMELGVQRLLKEEDLGLKELLLWVKIGVPGERKYYPSEELVWDAGREGSPRSLRQAIAAQYGLSADSLHMAKYCPEKYTWMAISSWSQQVSKRKKKKKAENLYGAPFHLKDGDIIGVKNLLIDSNKDFSTLEDELEQQRLQQEAEGRKRGGQNGGGEPSVEVTAERRGSGKQRKPEVALSINVGHFR from the exons ATGTTCGGGAATCTCttcgaggaggacgaggaggactCGTCCTTCGTGCTCCCTGGTGGCGGTGGTGGGGTCGAGCCCGGCAGCAAGAAGGCCGAGCCGCCGGCGCCCAGAGGAGCCCTGAACCTGAGCGGCCTCCAGAACCAGGGAGGGACGTGTTACCTCAACTCCCTGCTGCAGACCCTGCTCTTCAGCCCCGAGTTCAGGG aagaGCTATTCAGTTTGGGACCAGAGGAATTGGGCTGCTTGGAGGACAAGGATAAGCAGGAGGCCAAG GTTCGAGTGATTCCCCTGGAGCTGCAGAGGCTCTTtgctcacctgctgctggtggaCCAGCAGGCAGCTTCCACGGCTGACCTGACGGATAGCTTTGGGTGGACCAACCGTGAG GAGAGCAGCCAGCATGATGTTCAGGAGCTGAACCGCATCCTGTTTAGCGCTCTTGAGAGTTCGTTGGTGGGAACCACAGGGAGCAGCCTCATCCACCGCTTGTACCACGGCACCGTGGTCAATCAAATCGTCTGCAAGGTGTGCGGCTACCTCAGCGAGAGCCAG GAGGACTTCCTCGAcctcactgtgtctgtgtctggCGTGAGTGGCCTGGAGGAGGCGCTGTGGAATATGTTCGTGGAGGAAGAGATGTTTGAGGGAAATAACCTTTACCGCTGCAGTCGCTGCAATGTCCTTGTTGAGGCTGCCAAG TCTGCCAAACTGAGGAAGCTGCCTCCATTCCTGACTATGTCCCTGCTGCGTTTCAACTTTGACTTTACCAAGTGCGAGCGCTACAAGGAGACAGGCCGATACACCTTCCCCCTCAGCATCAACCTAAAGCCCTTCTGTGAGCAG GCCGAGCGACCGGAGTCCGAGTACACATACGAGCTCTTCTCTGTGATCATACACAAGGGAGGTTGCTACGGCGGCCATTACCATGTGTACATCAAGGACATTGACCAGCTGGGCAACTGGGAGGCGCCG GAGGAGGAACTGAAACCCAAGTTTGTGAAGAAAGAGGCACAGTTGTCTGAACCAGTCCTGGAGAAGGAGGACCCTCTATCTGTCCTCATAGCCATACTGTCTCAG GAAGAATCCAAGAGCATCCTTGTTGACCAGCTGGGTCAGAAGCTGTTGGACACAATCGGGGTTTCATGGAACAAGAAGTTCCGCAAGCAGTACGGGCCCATTGGGAAG TTTCTCCATAGCCACTCAGATGTGTTCATGCTGGTCTCCAATGCCACGCGGGTTGCCCTTAAGTCCACTACTCTGACTTTGGTGACAGACACCAGTCTGAAGAACCTCTCAGTAAGCCACGAGTTGGACTTGAAACCTGCCGACGGTCCTCACTGGTTCGACCTAAACGACTCCACCGTGACGCCCATACATGAGAGGGACATTGAGAAGCAGTTTCAGGGCAAAGAGAGTGCTTACATGCTGTTTTACCGGAAAGCAGAACTGTGCAGGCCTGAGGAAG CCAAACAGAATCCTAGCTACAAGGTGCCTCCACACTTGCTCAGAATGGTCCAGGAGGAGAATGCCCGGCTCCGGCAGAGACG GGAAGAGTTTGAATCCTCCACCAACACTGTGGAGGTGCATTTGCACCTGGCCCCCCATTATCAACTGGAGAACGGGGCTTTGTGGCCCAAGGGCTCGACCCAGGACAGTACCCTTACACTGAACTTTGACCGACGCAGGACTGTTGGGGACTTCAGGCAGGCCATCTACCAG ATGCAGGATACCTGGGAAGGAGACATGGCCCTGACTTTGGCCAAGAGCCTGCCTGCTGGACTGCACCTCTATAACACTCTCACAG ATGATCAGCAGTCTCTGTTCAGTGCTGGTGTGACCAATGGCTCTGACCTCTTTGTGTGGAATGGCAGGGAG GTATGTGGCACTTCAGTGCAGATGGGTTCTGAGTGGGAACCAGTCCTGCTCACTTTGCTACGGGCCTCCAACGGGGCTGAGGAGCAGGGTGGAGCTGAGGATGCATCAGGCTCTGGGCTTCTGCGGGTGATGCGGGGCTTTCCTGGGGGGACCACGCTGGAGGTGGTCTGTGAAGCCCTGGGTCCCGAAGACACCTTGCTGTGCCAGGAGGAGAGCCAGCCAGGCTCCAGTGGCGGGGGTGCCAGTAACTGGAGAGTTTTTCCCCCTTCTGAAATGCACAGAACCCTAAAGGAGCTGTCACTAAAGGATGGTGACACTCTGCTGGTGCTTGAACCCCAGGTTCTTGATACCAG CCTCTTTAGCCTGAGGGGTGATGTCGTCACTGTGACAACCCCCTCGGACTGCCGCTGGCTCCAGGTTGAGTTTCGCCCCCGTGGGGACAGACCAAGGGAGGGAAAAGAGAAtggagaggagagaaggagggaaaagATCTCTGCCTCTGGAAACATG CTGCTGTCTGAGGTGAAGCAGAGTGCCATTGAGCAGCTGGATATGCAGGAGCAGCTCATAG GTGTGGAATGCTGTCTGCGGCAGGTGGACCACACTGGAAAACTGCTGCCCCCAT TGCGTGAGGACCTGACTGTGCGTGAGGCTGGGGTTAAACTTATGACCTCTCTGTTCCTGTGCCGTGGAGCTGCCCCCGGACCAACGCAG CTGTTCCTCTATTTCACTGTGAGTTCTGGATCCAGCACTGGGGCTGAAATGGAGATCATGGTGGAGGAGTCCATCACAGTGAAAGAG TGTCTGAGACTGATGTTGAAAGCAGCTTGTCTGGAAG GAGACTGGTGGCATCTGAGGAAGATGGACTGGTGTGAGGAGGTGGGCGACCCACTCATGGATGAG GATGCCTCTCTGACCGAGTTGAAAATTGGTACTGGCGACACTTTGGTGGTAACTGAAGGACAACTGCCACCTAAG GGATTTCTCAAGCTGCCCATCTGGATGCTTGGAGAATCTGATGAGTCCTTTTGCCAAGCAGATGCTAAAGGGAACCATGTAATAAATGGGGTGGGGAACCAGAGAGAGGGTCTTCCATCTGCTG ATGGGCTTGGAGGACCAGGGCAGTTTGCGGGCCATGTGGAGATTTCAGTGGAAGCCTCTTTGGACGATTTGAAAATTCAG GTGTTGACTCTGCCCATCCTGCAGGATCTGTGTGTGCCTACACCAGCCTTCCTGCGTGTTTGGCTGCTAGAAGGACGGAGACCCAGCAGAATCCTCAGAGGTAGACTGCAGCCCCTCAA GAAGATGAAGCTACGCAATGGCATGGAGCTGGGTGTGCAGCGGCTCTTGAAAGAGGAGGATCTTGG GCTGAAGGAGTTGCTGTTGTGGGTGAAGATTGGGGTGCCGGGGGAGCGGAAATATTACCCCTCTGAGGAACTGGTCTGGGATGCTGGCCGGGAAGGATCCCCCCGCAGTCTCCGGCAGGCCATCGCTGCCCAATATGGCCTGTCTGCTGACAGCCTCCACATGGCTAAGTACTGCCCTGAGAAATACACCTGGATGGCCATATCCAGCTGG AGTCAGCAGGTCTCAAAgcgaaaaaagaagaaaaaagcgGAGAACCTGTATGGagcaccatttcacctgaaagaTGGTGACATCATAGGTGTCAAG AACCTGTTGATTGACAGCAACAAGGACTTCAGCACCTTGGAGGACGAATTAGAGCAACAGAGATTACAACAAGAAGCCGAGGGCCGGAAAAGGGG gggaCAGAATGGCGGTGGAGAGCCCAGTGTGGAGGTGACAGCTGAGAGGAGAGGTTCAGGGAAGCAAAGGAAACCGGAAGTGGCCTTGTCAATCAACGTGGGACACTTCAGATAG